In Lactococcus paracarnosus, a genomic segment contains:
- a CDS encoding MFS transporter — MTRKPILSALVVINFIIYISLGLPDSILGSAWPSMRETYGMGASQISYLTTIILLFSVLSSLLYTKIARYFTTSQVIFTSMILVIIGLGLMMMTSNPWVLFISTPFMGIGQGAIDVTVNHFAAKHLPSSLMSLLHGFYGVGVSMSSAILTFFLANFASWRLAIVTIAILEILILALIFIYRRHFSEPDDEALDHHNETSRLVSQKFKLSYLINPLFYFFYAIEGVVGVFLATYYVEAFQVSSAEAAFFTTLFWLGLMFGRFLTGALTRFFSDRAILFGHLLGLVAMSLTLLLPPGVYTVLTAFMLGLAMSSLYPLMMMVPNRIYSEPIAKQVISYNVGFCMLGTLIFPLIFSGLFKSLGFGIFPYLICGLTLVLFMIAGYIFKKYQTI; from the coding sequence ATGACTAGAAAACCTATCCTGTCGGCACTTGTTGTTATAAATTTTATCATTTACATTTCACTTGGTTTACCGGATTCTATACTAGGTAGCGCTTGGCCAAGTATGCGTGAGACGTATGGGATGGGTGCTAGTCAAATCAGTTATTTGACAACCATTATCCTACTGTTTTCAGTGCTATCGAGTTTACTCTATACAAAAATTGCTCGCTATTTTACGACCTCGCAAGTCATTTTTACCAGCATGATATTGGTTATCATTGGGTTAGGTTTAATGATGATGACGTCAAATCCTTGGGTCCTATTTATTTCAACGCCATTTATGGGGATTGGACAAGGTGCTATCGACGTCACCGTTAATCACTTTGCGGCTAAGCATCTACCAAGCTCACTCATGAGTCTCTTACATGGGTTTTATGGGGTAGGCGTCAGTATGAGTTCAGCCATCTTGACTTTTTTCTTAGCTAATTTTGCGAGTTGGCGCTTAGCTATCGTAACGATTGCCATACTTGAGATTCTGATTTTAGCATTGATTTTCATCTACCGCAGGCATTTCTCTGAGCCAGATGATGAGGCACTAGATCACCATAATGAAACTAGCCGCCTAGTCAGTCAAAAATTTAAGCTTAGCTATCTGATTAATCCCCTATTTTATTTCTTTTATGCGATAGAAGGGGTAGTCGGGGTCTTTCTAGCAACCTACTATGTCGAAGCATTTCAGGTGAGTAGTGCAGAGGCAGCTTTTTTCACAACGCTGTTCTGGCTGGGCTTGATGTTTGGTAGATTTTTAACAGGTGCCTTAACACGTTTTTTTAGTGACAGAGCGATTTTATTTGGCCACTTATTAGGCCTTGTCGCCATGTCTTTGACGCTATTACTACCGCCTGGTGTTTATACTGTTTTGACTGCCTTCATGTTAGGACTTGCCATGTCTTCACTGTACCCCTTGATGATGATGGTGCCAAATCGCATTTATTCAGAACCAATTGCCAAACAAGTGATTTCTTATAATGTCGGCTTTTGTATGTTAGGAACACTCATTTTTCCCCTGATTTTTAGTGGCTTATTTAAAAGTCTAGGATTTGGTATCTTTCCCTATCTGATTTGTGGCTTGACGCTTGTTTTATTCATGATCGCAGGCTATATTTTTAAAAAGTATCAAACAATCTAG
- a CDS encoding autorepressor SdpR family transcription factor, which produces MSVQQTLKAIANPVRREILTILKAGRLSAGEISDNFALSHATVSSHLKLLKEADLIRESKYKNFIYYELNLSVFEETMFWLKGFLGEEDEN; this is translated from the coding sequence ATGAGTGTACAACAAACTTTAAAAGCAATCGCTAACCCGGTTAGACGGGAGATCCTAACGATTTTGAAAGCGGGTCGACTGTCAGCTGGCGAAATTAGTGATAACTTTGCGCTAAGTCATGCGACTGTATCCAGTCATTTAAAGCTACTTAAAGAAGCGGACTTAATTCGAGAGAGTAAGTATAAGAACTTTATATACTACGAACTGAATCTCAGTGTATTTGAAGAAACCATGTTTTGGTTGAAAGGATTTTTAGGTGAAGAAGATGAAAATTAA
- a CDS encoding SdpI family protein — MKIKEMTWPILLGLLPIVIGLVIYRQLPDQLPIHWGLNGQANAYMGKLLAILLMPGVMLALNVVLHIALVLNLGKSSNPKITKLLMWLLPIMAIVIQSLSFSEALGYHLSISLFVMCIIGILFMVLGNYIPKTTVNRAVGFRFPSTLNNPDNWQKTNRLGGIMLVMSGLLSIVGGVISLWYPMIIFPVLIFMMVTVVLIPLIYSMRLARK, encoded by the coding sequence ATGAAAATTAAAGAAATGACATGGCCTATCTTGTTAGGTCTGCTACCGATTGTGATTGGCTTAGTCATCTATCGGCAGTTACCAGATCAACTACCGATTCACTGGGGGTTAAACGGTCAAGCAAATGCTTATATGGGTAAACTACTCGCAATCTTACTCATGCCAGGGGTGATGCTTGCACTTAATGTGGTCCTACATATTGCACTTGTCCTTAACTTGGGTAAATCATCTAATCCCAAAATTACAAAGCTCTTGATGTGGCTATTACCAATCATGGCGATTGTGATTCAGTCTTTATCTTTCAGTGAAGCACTTGGCTATCACCTATCAATTAGTTTGTTTGTCATGTGTATCATCGGTATCTTATTTATGGTGCTGGGTAACTATATTCCTAAAACAACGGTCAATAGAGCCGTCGGCTTTAGATTTCCAAGTACCTTAAATAATCCAGATAACTGGCAAAAGACAAATCGTCTGGGTGGCATCATGCTTGTTATGTCTGGTCTATTATCCATCGTAGGTGGGGTGATTAGTCTGTGGTATCCCATGATTATCTTCCCAGTTCTTATTTTTATGATGGTCACAGTTGTGCTGATTCCATTGATTTATTCGATGAGATTGGCTAGAAAATAA
- a CDS encoding PadR family transcriptional regulator: MTIQMPTVLLDGSVLAILENRDMYGYLLTKEIQKYINVSESTMYPVLRRLQKSGELVTYDEAFEGRMRRYYQITPLGQTRLNEIKQDWQTFSVGINDILGGMS; the protein is encoded by the coding sequence ATGACAATCCAAATGCCAACTGTTTTATTAGATGGTAGTGTGCTTGCTATTCTTGAAAATCGGGATATGTATGGCTACCTGTTGACTAAAGAAATACAAAAATATATTAATGTCTCGGAATCAACTATGTATCCAGTATTAAGACGCTTGCAAAAAAGTGGCGAATTAGTGACTTATGATGAGGCATTTGAGGGTAGAATGAGACGGTATTATCAAATTACGCCACTAGGTCAAACACGTTTAAATGAGATTAAACAAGATTGGCAAACATTTTCAGTCGGTATTAATGATATTTTAGGAGGTATGTCATGA
- a CDS encoding DUF1700 domain-containing protein: MSYIQDLASYLTNLPQEDREDALFYYEQYIYEGKLTDGQAVSEFGTPKQLARRLVADYYMGDAPQLPEEKAQSPFTLARVVILALFASPILIPVMIAALAVIFSLMIAFASLVLAVFGVILGFLVAAIVSVIGGVIIISQSILGGLFYVTFGLALFGLVILGWPLAFLMVRWLKTIFMWLIKWVGKQTVGKKGVRHES, from the coding sequence ATGAGTTATATTCAGGATCTAGCAAGTTATTTAACTAATCTACCACAGGAAGATCGTGAAGATGCCCTGTTTTATTATGAACAGTATATTTATGAGGGTAAGCTGACAGATGGTCAAGCAGTTTCTGAGTTTGGGACACCCAAACAGCTTGCCAGACGATTAGTTGCCGATTACTATATGGGTGACGCACCACAGCTCCCAGAAGAAAAAGCGCAGTCACCTTTTACTTTGGCTAGAGTTGTCATTCTTGCCTTATTTGCATCCCCTATTTTAATTCCCGTTATGATCGCTGCCTTGGCTGTTATCTTTTCGCTAATGATCGCTTTTGCATCACTTGTTTTGGCGGTATTTGGTGTGATTTTAGGCTTTCTTGTGGCGGCTATCGTAAGTGTTATAGGCGGGGTAATCATTATTAGTCAGTCGATCTTAGGTGGTTTGTTTTATGTTACATTTGGTCTTGCCCTTTTCGGTTTAGTTATACTAGGTTGGCCCCTTGCTTTCCTAATGGTTAGGTGGTTAAAAACGATCTTTATGTGGCTGATTAAGTGGGTTGGGAAACAGACTGTGGGTAAAAAAGGAGTGAGACATGAATCGTAA
- a CDS encoding DUF4097 family beta strand repeat-containing protein, with the protein MNRKRMMIIGAILLIVGGTAAYGIWQVERPGGLVWQDGFKYKRLGEISQSDFSSQLPADSTTIKNLMITVRNEDVTITKGTRFRVATTKFGSKGSDKALSVTFKDGSLSIEENRDHESPVFFGINNFTHKIHIEIPEDSHLASIEVKNKN; encoded by the coding sequence ATGAATCGTAAGAGAATGATGATCATCGGTGCTATCTTATTGATCGTAGGTGGGACAGCTGCATATGGTATTTGGCAGGTAGAAAGACCAGGTGGGTTAGTCTGGCAAGATGGCTTCAAATATAAACGGCTAGGGGAAATTAGTCAGTCTGATTTTTCATCTCAGCTACCAGCTGATAGTACAACAATTAAAAATTTAATGATTACTGTTAGAAATGAAGATGTTACGATCACAAAAGGGACTAGGTTTAGGGTAGCGACTACAAAATTTGGAAGTAAAGGGTCAGATAAGGCTTTATCTGTTACGTTTAAAGACGGTAGTTTGTCTATAGAAGAAAATCGGGATCATGAAAGCCCAGTCTTCTTTGGCATTAACAATTTCACACATAAGATTCATATAGAAATCCCGGAGGATAGCCATTTAGCAAGTATAGAAGTTAAAAATAAGAATTAA
- a CDS encoding ABC transporter permease translates to MLYLLVAPAVILTIIFKYVPIYGLLIAFKNYNPLNGIMGSEWVGLEHFNRFISSPNFSILLGNTLKLSVYGLLLGFFPPIILALSFNLIASDKLKKKLQLILYAPNFISVVIIAGMLFLFFANKGPVNHIFQSLTGKTLPFMTSASYFRHLYIFSGIWQGIGWSSILYTATLANVSPELVEAAEIDGANIFQRIWHIDLPALKPVMTISFILAAGGIMSIGYEKAYLLQTTMNLPSSEIIATYVYKVGLQSGDYSYSTAVGLFNSVINLILLVSVNQVVKKLNDGEGL, encoded by the coding sequence ATGCTGTATTTATTAGTTGCACCAGCAGTCATTTTAACGATTATTTTTAAGTACGTCCCTATTTATGGGCTATTAATCGCCTTTAAAAATTATAATCCCTTAAATGGCATTATGGGAAGTGAATGGGTGGGATTAGAACATTTCAACCGATTTATATCATCACCAAACTTTTCTATTTTACTTGGCAATACATTGAAATTAAGTGTTTACGGGTTACTGCTAGGATTTTTTCCGCCTATCATCTTGGCCTTATCTTTCAATTTGATTGCAAGTGATAAGTTGAAGAAAAAGTTACAGTTAATTTTATATGCACCAAACTTTATTTCTGTTGTGATTATAGCTGGGATGTTATTCTTGTTTTTTGCTAATAAAGGACCTGTTAATCATATTTTCCAAAGTTTGACTGGTAAGACATTACCCTTTATGACAAGTGCATCATATTTTAGACATTTATATATTTTTTCTGGAATTTGGCAAGGGATTGGTTGGTCTTCTATTTTATACACTGCCACTTTAGCAAATGTCTCTCCTGAATTAGTAGAGGCCGCAGAAATTGATGGTGCCAACATTTTTCAAAGGATTTGGCATATTGATTTACCAGCCTTAAAGCCAGTGATGACCATCAGTTTTATTTTGGCGGCAGGTGGTATCATGAGTATTGGGTATGAGAAAGCCTACTTGCTACAAACAACTATGAATTTACCAAGCTCTGAAATCATTGCAACCTATGTTTATAAAGTAGGGTTACAATCAGGAGATTATAGTTATTCAACAGCTGTTGGTTTGTTTAACTCAGTGATAAATCTTATCTTATTGGTAAGCGTTAATCAGGTTGTTAAAAAATTAAATGATGGAGAGGGGCTATAA
- a CDS encoding carbohydrate ABC transporter permease: MKKHYTAFDRRVLNMNKILLFLLVLITVVPLLYVLAASFQSPDSLMSKGISFNLRDWTLSGYKKVLGNGSILRGFVNSLIYSFGYAFFSTVVTMLCAYPLSKPEFVGRKFLTYLFLITMFFGGGLIPTYLVVKNLGMLDTPWAIIVPGAINVWNIILAKTYYQGLPNEIEEAALIDGANQIQIFLKIILPLAKPIMFVLFLYSFVGQWNGYFDAMIYIKNTDLQPLQLVLRNILIQNQIDTNMVGSQAAMAEMEKVAQLIKYATIIISSLPLVVMYPFFQKYFDKGVMVGSLKG; encoded by the coding sequence ATGAAAAAACACTATACAGCTTTTGATAGGAGAGTGCTCAACATGAATAAAATACTCCTATTTCTGTTAGTATTGATTACTGTTGTCCCACTATTATATGTATTAGCGGCTAGTTTTCAGTCTCCGGATAGTTTAATGAGCAAAGGGATCAGTTTTAATTTAAGAGACTGGACTTTAAGTGGCTATAAGAAGGTTTTAGGGAATGGGTCTATTTTAAGAGGATTTGTTAATTCCCTAATCTATTCGTTTGGCTATGCTTTCTTCTCAACTGTGGTAACCATGCTATGTGCTTATCCCTTATCAAAACCAGAATTTGTTGGTAGAAAGTTTCTGACCTACTTATTTTTAATCACGATGTTTTTCGGAGGTGGGTTGATACCGACATATTTAGTAGTGAAAAATCTAGGGATGCTTGATACACCATGGGCAATTATAGTCCCCGGGGCTATTAATGTGTGGAATATTATTTTAGCAAAAACCTATTATCAAGGCCTGCCGAATGAGATAGAGGAAGCAGCGCTGATTGATGGTGCGAATCAGATTCAAATATTCTTAAAAATTATTTTACCTTTAGCGAAACCTATTATGTTCGTCCTATTCCTATATTCATTTGTTGGACAATGGAATGGCTACTTTGATGCGATGATTTATATTAAAAATACTGATTTACAACCGTTACAGTTAGTTTTACGAAATATTCTGATTCAAAATCAGATTGATACTAATATGGTAGGGTCGCAGGCAGCGATGGCAGAGATGGAGAAAGTTGCACAATTAATTAAGTATGCCACAATCATTATCTCAAGTTTACCACTCGTTGTGATGTATCCTTTCTTCCAAAAATATTTTGATAAGGGGGTCATGGTTGGCTCACTTAAAGGCTAG
- a CDS encoding extracellular solute-binding protein → MKKLLTAGMLIVTAVTLAGCGSKSKKETASKDYELKNISFPLKEQVSLNILTSENQVSPKNPNDMAIFNRIEKQSNVKINWTNYPNDFPEKRNLDIASGALPDAIFNAQASEQDLLTWAKNGVIVQLEDEIQKNMPNLQAVFNESPQYKKMLTAPDGHIYSLPWIEELGEGKSSIHTVNSLGWINQKWMKTLGLEQPKTAKDLYNVLKAFKEQDPNRNGKKDEIPLSFISNDDGNDLKMLFAAFGDGTGDNGQHLVVNNDGKVAFTANTASYKEAIKYLNKCYSEGLIDTESFEQDWARYVAKGADEKYGLYFTWDPHNVTGPGDDYVMYQPLAREDGQINVTRTNNFGFSRDRFVITSANKNLTLTAKWIDQMYAPVQSVQNNWGTYGEKGQNIFKFDQAENKLTHEPLGGTSPVELRQKTAVGGPLAILNSYYGKYTTMPDDAKWRLDLMAKNIFPFVHNEFNYPNIFLSKADTKKIADIDADMQGYITQKRDEWITKGKIDEEWDAYLKQLKSYGLDEWLKIKQDNYDKYVK, encoded by the coding sequence ATGAAAAAATTACTTACAGCTGGTATGCTAATTGTCACAGCGGTTACTTTGGCAGGATGTGGTAGTAAAAGTAAAAAAGAGACAGCATCTAAAGATTATGAGCTTAAAAATATAAGCTTTCCCCTTAAAGAACAAGTCTCATTAAACATCTTGACGTCTGAAAATCAAGTTTCGCCCAAGAATCCCAATGATATGGCAATTTTTAATCGGATAGAAAAACAAAGTAATGTTAAAATTAACTGGACGAATTATCCGAATGATTTCCCTGAAAAAAGAAATTTAGACATTGCATCGGGTGCGCTACCTGATGCTATCTTCAACGCACAAGCAAGTGAACAAGACTTATTAACCTGGGCAAAAAATGGGGTGATTGTGCAACTAGAGGATGAAATTCAAAAAAATATGCCTAACTTGCAAGCCGTTTTCAATGAATCTCCTCAGTATAAAAAAATGTTAACTGCACCTGATGGTCATATCTATTCCCTACCATGGATTGAGGAATTGGGAGAAGGTAAGTCATCTATTCACACAGTGAATTCTTTAGGATGGATCAACCAAAAATGGATGAAAACGTTAGGGTTAGAGCAACCCAAAACTGCCAAAGATTTATATAACGTCTTAAAAGCATTTAAAGAGCAAGACCCTAATAGAAATGGCAAAAAAGATGAAATACCACTAAGTTTTATCTCCAATGATGATGGGAATGACTTAAAGATGCTATTTGCGGCCTTTGGCGATGGAACAGGTGATAATGGTCAACATCTGGTTGTGAATAATGATGGGAAAGTCGCTTTTACAGCTAATACAGCCTCTTATAAAGAGGCAATTAAATATTTAAATAAGTGTTATAGTGAAGGATTGATTGATACAGAAAGTTTTGAGCAGGACTGGGCAAGGTATGTGGCAAAAGGAGCTGACGAAAAATATGGCTTGTATTTCACTTGGGATCCGCACAATGTGACAGGACCAGGAGATGATTACGTTATGTACCAACCCTTGGCTCGAGAAGATGGTCAAATCAATGTAACAAGAACAAATAATTTTGGTTTCTCACGTGACCGCTTTGTCATCACATCAGCCAATAAAAACTTAACTTTAACAGCAAAATGGATAGATCAAATGTATGCGCCAGTGCAATCTGTACAAAACAACTGGGGGACTTATGGTGAAAAAGGACAGAACATCTTTAAGTTTGATCAAGCTGAAAACAAGTTAACACATGAGCCATTAGGTGGTACATCACCAGTAGAATTACGTCAAAAAACAGCTGTTGGCGGTCCGTTAGCAATCTTGAATTCTTATTATGGAAAATACACAACAATGCCAGATGATGCAAAATGGCGTTTAGATTTGATGGCAAAAAATATCTTCCCATTTGTTCATAATGAGTTTAACTATCCCAATATTTTCTTAAGTAAGGCAGATACTAAAAAAATTGCTGACATAGATGCTGATATGCAGGGCTACATCACGCAAAAACGTGACGAGTGGATAACCAAGGGGAAAATTGATGAAGAATGGGATGCTTATTTAAAACAGTTGAAGTCATATGGTTTAGATGAGTGGTTGAAAATTAAACAGGATAATTATGACAAGTATGTTAAATAA
- a CDS encoding glycoside hydrolase family 32 protein, with protein sequence MHVNEWIEQNKVAVNTRYKPKYHFSAPIGWINDPNGFVYFKDEYHLFYQYHPYSSKWGPMHWGHAKTKDLIHWEHLPVALTPDQPYDKDGCFSGTALVVDNTLLLMYTGHTDRDGQIKQVQCLAKSTDGIHFEKFKTNPVIDERHVNNTSDFRDPKLFKRGETYYALVASTTNHVGNVLLFQSPDLENWTFKSIFLAAEKNQGTIWECPDLFTIGDKDILIVSPIGYAPDEFRFTNVNSSVWFTGKVDWPNGKFLTESVEEIDGGLDFYAAQTLIDDKNRRIMIAWQQMWGRNIPTDDLGHGWAGSMIIPKELRYDGGVIKQDYLSEFYDQFVLSEEKACQTSFETEIVPLLSAEFEGDFTIKIGTTDEFLQVSYRNHLLTFYRSKAGYQIKADENQASVRQCRLVYDKIKVTLVVDVSTVELLINNEYVFSNTMYPKADSGKIQIYSETFSVSSFKDKNELDKEMIM encoded by the coding sequence ATGCATGTTAATGAATGGATCGAGCAGAACAAAGTCGCTGTAAATACAAGATATAAACCTAAGTATCACTTTTCGGCACCAATTGGTTGGATTAATGATCCAAACGGTTTTGTCTACTTCAAAGATGAATATCATCTCTTCTATCAGTATCATCCCTACAGTTCAAAATGGGGCCCCATGCACTGGGGACATGCCAAGACGAAAGATTTAATTCATTGGGAGCATTTGCCTGTTGCCCTGACGCCTGATCAACCCTATGACAAGGATGGTTGTTTTTCAGGAACGGCATTAGTAGTGGATAATACTTTGCTACTTATGTACACAGGTCACACGGATAGAGATGGCCAAATCAAGCAGGTACAATGTCTGGCAAAAAGTACAGATGGAATTCATTTTGAGAAGTTTAAAACAAATCCTGTTATAGATGAAAGACATGTGAATAATACCTCTGATTTTAGGGATCCCAAGTTGTTTAAACGAGGAGAGACCTATTATGCACTTGTTGCATCGACGACAAATCATGTAGGTAATGTGTTACTTTTTCAAAGTCCTGATCTTGAAAATTGGACCTTTAAGTCGATCTTTTTAGCAGCTGAAAAAAATCAAGGCACGATTTGGGAGTGTCCAGATTTATTTACTATTGGAGATAAAGATATCTTGATTGTCTCACCTATTGGCTACGCGCCAGATGAGTTCCGCTTTACTAATGTTAACAGCTCAGTATGGTTCACTGGTAAGGTTGATTGGCCGAATGGTAAGTTTTTAACAGAATCAGTAGAAGAAATTGATGGCGGGTTAGACTTTTATGCAGCCCAAACATTAATAGATGATAAAAATAGACGGATTATGATTGCTTGGCAACAAATGTGGGGCAGAAATATACCTACTGATGACTTAGGTCATGGCTGGGCAGGCTCTATGATCATCCCTAAGGAATTGCGTTATGATGGTGGAGTGATTAAGCAAGATTATCTGTCTGAATTCTATGACCAGTTTGTTTTAAGTGAAGAAAAAGCGTGTCAGACTAGTTTTGAAACAGAAATTGTGCCACTCCTATCAGCCGAATTTGAAGGTGATTTTACAATAAAGATTGGGACAACAGATGAGTTTCTTCAAGTATCCTATCGGAACCATCTATTGACTTTTTATCGAAGTAAAGCAGGTTATCAGATTAAAGCAGATGAAAACCAAGCAAGTGTTAGACAATGTAGACTTGTATATGATAAAATCAAAGTAACATTAGTAGTAGATGTGTCAACAGTCGAATTATTGATTAATAACGAATATGTGTTCTCCAATACAATGTATCCCAAAGCTGATAGTGGTAAGATTCAGATATACTCGGAAACATTTAGCGTATCAAGCTTTAAAGACAAAAATGAATTAGATAAAGAGATGATAATGTGA
- a CDS encoding LacI family DNA-binding transcriptional regulator, translating into MKDVANLAGVGVGTVSRMINGTKVKDETFQKVTQAIQELDFIPDETARGLKRSMTHTVALILPTIWHPFFSEFAYYVEKFLSQHNYKLYLCNSDGQSEKEAEYVKLVDQNRCDGIIAITYTDIEHYISDGLPFVSIDRLFTHDVAYVASDNKKIGQLAYQVLKESSVSHFAYVGSHNRVKNRTMERGESFEAAVLKSSALFSKLDMLEPVVDNKTQIKAFLLENPSIDGIFAINDYEALDVLAVLTKLGRKVPEDVQVLGCDGIKMSAEREYVVSTIKQPTEAMAKSAVDMVLALAAGEETVKEQLLDVSYIKYQTTK; encoded by the coding sequence ATGAAAGATGTTGCCAATTTAGCAGGTGTTGGCGTCGGGACAGTTTCTAGAATGATCAACGGCACTAAAGTGAAAGATGAAACGTTTCAAAAAGTGACCCAAGCCATTCAAGAATTGGACTTTATCCCGGATGAGACAGCACGAGGCTTGAAGCGTTCGATGACGCATACGGTTGCTTTAATTCTCCCAACGATTTGGCATCCTTTCTTTTCAGAATTTGCTTATTATGTTGAAAAATTTTTATCTCAACATAATTATAAATTATACCTGTGTAACAGCGATGGGCAATCAGAAAAAGAAGCTGAATATGTCAAGTTAGTTGACCAAAATAGGTGTGATGGCATTATCGCCATTACTTACACGGATATTGAACACTATATTAGTGATGGTTTACCGTTTGTCAGTATTGATCGCCTCTTTACACATGATGTTGCTTATGTTGCAAGTGATAATAAGAAGATTGGTCAATTAGCCTATCAAGTGCTCAAGGAAAGTAGCGTAAGTCATTTTGCTTATGTCGGGTCACATAATCGTGTTAAAAATAGAACCATGGAACGTGGTGAAAGTTTTGAAGCGGCTGTTCTAAAATCCAGCGCATTATTTTCAAAATTAGATATGCTAGAACCTGTCGTTGATAATAAAACACAGATAAAAGCATTCTTACTAGAAAATCCAAGTATTGATGGTATTTTCGCTATCAATGACTACGAAGCTCTGGATGTTTTAGCTGTGCTAACTAAGCTGGGTAGGAAAGTACCTGAAGATGTTCAGGTACTTGGATGTGACGGGATCAAAATGAGTGCGGAACGGGAATATGTCGTGTCAACGATTAAACAACCAACCGAAGCAATGGCCAAGAGTGCAGTAGATATGGTACTTGCATTAGCAGCTGGAGAAGAGACCGTAAAAGAACAGCTACTAGATGTTAGCTATATTAAATATCAAACAACAAAATAA